The Rhodobacter sp. genome segment GGGCGGTTCGGCGCCCAGGGCGCGTCAAGCCGTGGCGGATCAGCCGCCCAGCACCGCCAGAAGCGCCGCGAAATCGTCGGGCAACGCCGAGACGAAATCCAGTCGCGCGCCCGTCACCGGGTGGGTGAAACCCAGAACCGCCGCGTGCAGGGCCTGACGCGGAAAGGCCGCGACGGCCTCGGCCGCGCCAGGCGGCAGGGCGGTTGCCGAAACCTTGCGCCGGCCCCCATAGACCGTGTCCCCCACCAACCCGTGCCCGGCATGGGCCATGTGCACCCGGATCTGATGCGTGCGCCCGGTTTCCAGACGGCACTCGACCAGCGCCAGTTGCGGCGGTCGGCCAAAGGGCTGAAGGACCCGCGCGCGCGTCACCGCGTGCCGGCCTTTGTCGAAGTAGACCGCCTGTTTCTGGCGGTCGTGGCGGTGGCGGTCCAGACGGGTCGTCACCTTGATGATCCCGCCGGGTTCGAAGCTGACCCCCTTCACCCCCTTCAGGCGCGGGTCGCCCGGATCGGGAAGCCCGTGAACCAACGCCTGGTAGAGGCGGTCCACTGAATGATCCTCGAACTGCCGGGCCAGCCCGTGATGCGCGCGGTCGGTCTTGGCCACCACCAGCAGACCCGAGGTATCCTTGTCGATACGGTGCACGATCCCCGGCCGTCTGGCGCCGCCGATCCCGGACAGGCTGTCGCCGCAATGATGCAACAGCGCATTCACCAGCGTGCCGTCGGGCGTGCCGGGCGCGGGGTGCACCACCATGCCGGCGGGCTTGTCGATGACGATCAGATCGGCGTCCTCATGCAGCACGCGCAAGGGGATGGCCTGCGGGCGCGCCTCGAGGTCCTGCGCCTCGGCCAGGGTGATGGCGATCACATCGCCCTCGGCCACGCGGGTCTTGGTTTCGGTCAGCGCCACCCCGTCGCGGCAGACCGCCCCTTCGGCGATCAGCCGGGCCAGACGCGAACGCGACAGCGCGGCCTCCTCTGGCACATCGCGGGCCAGTGCCTTATCAAGACGGTCGGGCGGGTTCGCGCCGATGACAACCTCGATGGCGAAGGACGCATCCTCCATGTCTGACGATGACGACAAAGCACCCCTCCCGCCCGATCTGCGGTTCCTGAAAATCCTGGTGGGCACGCTCGCGGGCGTGATGATCCTGGGGCTTGTAACCATCGTCGGACTGCTTGTCACGCGGCTGGGAACGATCGCGCCCCTGCCACGCCTGCCCGACGGCACGGTGCTGCCCGACGGGGCCCAGGTCGCCGCGGTGACCTTTGCGCGCGACTGGCTGGTGGTGGTGACGACGGCCGACGAGGTGCTGTTCTACGCGCCCGAAGGCGGTGCGCCGGTGCGCCGCGTGACCCTGGGCCGCTAACAGCGGGGGGCCAGCCCCCCGCACCCCCCGCCAAAGGGGGTTTTCCACCCCCTTTGGATACCCCCGAGGATATTTCCGGCACAAAGACCGTCAGGGTTTGCGGAAGGTCATGTAGCGCGGCGCCCGGCCCTCGCGCAGGGCTTTCTGTTCGTAGCGGGTGGACAGCCAGTCCGGCCAGGCCTCGGTCGAATTCGAGGTCAGCACGAAGCCCGCCCCCGGCACTTCCTCGAGCGTCTGTCGGGCGTAGTCGGGAATATCGGTCGCGACACGGAATTCGGCGCCCGGCGCACAAGCGCGGAACAGCGGTTCGAGATGGTCTTGCGTCACGAAGCGGCGCCGGTGGTGGCGCGCCTTGGGCCAGGGATCGGGATAA includes the following:
- a CDS encoding RluA family pseudouridine synthase, which codes for MEDASFAIEVVIGANPPDRLDKALARDVPEEAALSRSRLARLIAEGAVCRDGVALTETKTRVAEGDVIAITLAEAQDLEARPQAIPLRVLHEDADLIVIDKPAGMVVHPAPGTPDGTLVNALLHHCGDSLSGIGGARRPGIVHRIDKDTSGLLVVAKTDRAHHGLARQFEDHSVDRLYQALVHGLPDPGDPRLKGVKGVSFEPGGIIKVTTRLDRHRHDRQKQAVYFDKGRHAVTRARVLQPFGRPPQLALVECRLETGRTHQIRVHMAHAGHGLVGDTVYGGRRKVSATALPPGAAEAVAAFPRQALHAAVLGFTHPVTGARLDFVSALPDDFAALLAVLGG